One genomic region from Spirosoma sp. KCTC 42546 encodes:
- a CDS encoding SusD/RagB family nutrient-binding outer membrane lipoprotein, with protein MKNILKKSTICLVLFVSFLFSCKDLSQLNVNPNGVQPETVNPNLVLPTVLTETAKLYLNLGFQDIAGVVQHTQKDAWFSGHNDYDWGGDQSWTAYYDQLRNNDLVYQRAVALNMEFQQGVALVMKSMLFGLITDLWGDAPYTNALKGELGGTDNIAPKYDGQDVIYAGILADLDKANILLSKPKASYSSIVESADVYYAGDPTKWQKLANSLKLRYLMRISAKQPDVAKAGIEKIVANPAQYPIIDDSSVDATMAYVGNNSGDAWPSNAVFDISGSNYRRIKMCSTLLKPMQATSDPRLAIWAKKVEIPLAVDATLPAGTDKIVNGVRYLSPDKVGTTQIDTDPNYVGLPPSVSQLPSGYNFNPTPGQTSVNPHVSYLNEIYTQAKGTLLKARLVSAAEVRFILAEAAQKGWAAGDAKTQYEAGVKASLTAWGLASSYTAFIAQKGVAYDGTLSQLIGQKWIASWTAATEAWFDYRRTGLPALSAGYAAKRKALPLRFYYMRDELNLNKTNSAAAMDKLEVTANSQSDGKNSAWSKPWLVQGTGKPW; from the coding sequence ATGAAAAATATACTCAAAAAGAGCACGATCTGCCTGGTTCTGTTTGTGTCTTTCCTGTTTTCCTGTAAAGACCTGAGCCAGTTGAATGTGAATCCCAACGGCGTTCAGCCCGAAACGGTGAACCCCAACCTGGTTTTGCCAACGGTCCTAACTGAAACCGCTAAACTTTACCTAAACCTTGGCTTTCAGGATATTGCCGGTGTCGTGCAACATACGCAGAAAGATGCCTGGTTTAGCGGCCATAACGACTACGACTGGGGTGGCGATCAGAGCTGGACGGCTTATTATGATCAGCTTCGGAATAATGACCTGGTTTACCAACGGGCTGTTGCGCTGAACATGGAATTTCAGCAGGGCGTAGCGCTGGTCATGAAATCCATGCTCTTCGGCCTGATCACCGACTTGTGGGGCGACGCACCTTATACCAATGCACTGAAAGGCGAGCTGGGTGGTACAGATAACATTGCACCAAAATACGACGGTCAGGATGTAATTTATGCGGGTATTCTGGCAGACCTGGATAAAGCCAATATCTTGCTTTCAAAACCCAAGGCATCTTACTCGAGTATTGTGGAAAGTGCCGATGTGTATTATGCGGGTGATCCTACCAAATGGCAGAAACTGGCTAACTCGCTCAAGCTTCGGTATCTGATGCGGATTTCGGCCAAACAGCCTGATGTGGCAAAAGCTGGCATTGAGAAAATCGTAGCCAATCCGGCACAGTATCCCATCATTGACGATTCCTCTGTCGATGCCACCATGGCGTATGTAGGTAACAACTCGGGCGATGCCTGGCCATCGAATGCCGTGTTCGATATTAGCGGAAGCAACTATCGCCGGATAAAAATGTGCTCTACATTGCTCAAGCCGATGCAGGCAACCAGTGATCCCCGTCTGGCCATCTGGGCCAAAAAGGTAGAGATTCCGTTGGCCGTGGATGCTACATTGCCAGCCGGTACGGATAAAATTGTAAACGGGGTTCGGTACCTATCGCCTGATAAAGTTGGAACGACTCAAATTGATACCGATCCTAATTACGTTGGCTTGCCACCCAGTGTTTCTCAGCTTCCATCGGGCTATAACTTCAACCCAACCCCCGGCCAGACATCGGTTAACCCGCACGTTTCGTACCTGAACGAAATATATACGCAGGCCAAAGGAACGCTACTAAAAGCCCGACTGGTTTCGGCGGCTGAAGTACGGTTTATTCTGGCCGAAGCAGCACAGAAAGGCTGGGCCGCTGGCGATGCCAAAACCCAATACGAAGCGGGTGTAAAAGCCTCGTTAACTGCCTGGGGATTGGCCAGTAGTTATACGGCATTCATTGCGCAGAAAGGTGTTGCCTATGATGGCACATTGTCGCAGCTCATTGGTCAAAAATGGATTGCCAGCTGGACAGCTGCTACCGAAGCCTGGTTTGATTACCGGCGGACCGGTTTGCCAGCCTTATCGGCAGGTTATGCGGCTAAACGGAAAGCCCTTCCCCTTCGTTTTTACTACATGCGGGATGAGTTGAATCTCAACAAAACGAACTCGGCAGCCGCTATGGATAAGCTGGAAGTGACCGCCAACTCGCAGTCTGATGGTAAAAACAGCGCCTGGTCAAAACCTTGGCTGGTTCAGGGTACCGGTAAGCCCTGGTAG
- a CDS encoding RNA polymerase sigma factor, whose translation MACPTESIILLAIQGDQAAFAKVYQHYRTPALKFSISLLKDKEEAENMVHDVFIKIWEKRALINPELNFSSYLFTCLRNMIFDYLKQMEKSQLLRQRYMERMERNSQDDPEELEVRCMLLHTAINALSEKRKQILLLNVEGGKSYQEIAESLRISKNTVKNQLVKAKQLLRERVDLSN comes from the coding sequence ATGGCTTGTCCCACCGAAAGCATTATTCTCCTGGCTATTCAGGGTGATCAGGCGGCTTTTGCTAAAGTATACCAGCATTACCGGACACCAGCGCTTAAGTTCAGCATCTCCCTCCTGAAGGATAAGGAAGAAGCCGAAAATATGGTGCATGATGTATTTATAAAGATCTGGGAGAAACGGGCGCTTATTAACCCAGAACTGAATTTTAGCTCCTACCTCTTTACCTGCCTGCGGAATATGATATTTGATTACCTAAAGCAGATGGAAAAAAGCCAGCTGCTCAGGCAACGGTATATGGAACGGATGGAGCGGAATTCCCAAGATGATCCGGAAGAGTTGGAAGTCAGATGTATGCTCCTCCACACAGCCATTAATGCACTATCTGAAAAACGAAAACAGATTCTACTGCTCAATGTAGAAGGTGGGAAATCGTATCAGGAAATAGCCGAATCACTACGTATCTCAAAGAATACAGTAAAGAACCAGCTCGTAAAAGCCAAGCAATTGTTGCGGGAGCGGGTAGACTTATCGAACTAA
- a CDS encoding exo-alpha-sialidase — protein MTKIVLLLIILFLATAAGFAQAPDRAIVRETLIFPAQEKHVHGSSLVSLPNGDFLAVWFQGSGERTADDVKIMGARLQKGGKAWSEPFLMADTPNLPDCNPVVFLNSQGKLFLVWIAVQANQWEYSILRVKTSTDYAKSGPPIWNWQDNILLKPGDSFANEVAAKFKDLPQSSAGWGGYAPKYDNMIIEASRDAGKRSIGWMTRIKPLLLDKGRIVLPLYSDGFNFSLMAISDDDGTTWRPSLPVVGRGPIQPALARRNDGTIVALMRDSGDGPTRVHVSESADRGESWKATTKTDIPNTASVELLVLKDGRWAFLGNDIDDGRYRLSLFLSDDEGKTWTWKTRIEDHQPGQGGYSYPSLIQTPDGLLHMTYSHHDGTKNGKSINYVVVDPQRIDH, from the coding sequence ATGACAAAAATAGTTCTCCTACTTATAATCCTCTTTCTGGCAACAGCCGCTGGTTTCGCCCAGGCACCTGATCGGGCTATTGTCCGCGAAACGCTCATTTTCCCTGCCCAGGAAAAGCACGTACACGGCAGTAGCCTCGTTAGTCTGCCCAATGGCGATTTTCTGGCCGTATGGTTTCAGGGCAGTGGCGAACGCACCGCCGACGATGTGAAGATCATGGGTGCCCGCTTACAAAAAGGGGGAAAAGCGTGGAGCGAACCCTTCCTGATGGCCGATACGCCCAACCTGCCCGATTGCAACCCGGTCGTTTTTCTGAATAGTCAGGGGAAGTTATTTCTGGTATGGATAGCCGTACAGGCCAACCAGTGGGAGTACTCCATTCTTCGCGTCAAAACCTCAACCGATTACGCCAAAAGTGGCCCGCCCATCTGGAATTGGCAGGACAATATCCTACTCAAACCCGGGGATTCATTTGCCAACGAAGTGGCCGCTAAATTTAAGGATTTGCCCCAAAGCAGTGCTGGTTGGGGAGGCTATGCTCCCAAATACGACAACATGATTATTGAGGCCAGCCGGGATGCCGGGAAGCGCTCCATAGGCTGGATGACACGCATCAAACCGTTGCTTCTGGACAAAGGCCGTATTGTGCTCCCCTTGTATTCCGACGGCTTCAATTTCTCGCTTATGGCTATTTCCGACGACGATGGCACTACCTGGCGACCCAGCTTACCCGTTGTAGGAAGAGGGCCCATTCAACCCGCCCTAGCCCGGCGGAACGACGGAACGATTGTCGCCCTCATGCGCGATAGCGGAGACGGCCCCACACGCGTGCATGTCAGCGAATCGGCGGATCGGGGCGAAAGCTGGAAAGCCACGACAAAAACAGACATTCCCAATACCGCGAGTGTTGAACTGCTCGTGCTCAAGGATGGCCGCTGGGCGTTTCTGGGGAACGATATTGACGATGGTCGCTATCGGTTGAGTTTGTTTTTGTCGGACGATGAAGGCAAAACCTGGACATGGAAAACACGCATCGAAGATCACCAGCCGGGGCAGGGCGGCTACTCCTACCCTTCCCTCATTCAAACGCCTGACGGTCTGTTGCACATGACCTACTCGCATCACGATGGAACCAAAAACGGCAAGTCGATTAACTACGTAGTTGTTGATCCTCAACGCATTGACCACTAA
- a CDS encoding two-component regulator propeller domain-containing protein — MKLYRCFRQATTAGMLGLLLWACQWGMRSSEENSASTSIYTDVPFEQEYHEPYPVGVDARANEVRSIVVDGQGSVWIATAAGVFVKKATQTEWTALFSPTDQGPAYSVAADAQSVVWVGAWNGLYQYTNQKLTQIAGPVAPISSVVTASEGTYAIGPQGVWLINATGCQKKNYPIARSIRHALSDRQGGLWIATDVGLFHATPNQTTLLQKTDELLSASTKDIAFDTAQQLWVAGLGGVTILQQGKPKRVLQPAQGTPSVYVNCIERAPDGSMWVGTETGVVRYKPDGSHSLRFSRRWLLDDHVNDIAFDAEGNAWIATTKGVSAIKRRPMNLAQKQDYFYDVLMKRHIRSPWIAGQCRLPVPGSVTTWEPDDDDNDGEYTANYLAMECFRYAATKNPDARAKAKKAFDFLRLLQEVTGPDGFFARTIVPANWTRVDDGNRTFSPQERADELVKEPRFKPVEVRWHTSIDGKWRWKGDTSSDELCGHMIGYYVYYELVADEAEKAVIRKHVARLVDHLIANDFTLTDVYGTHTRWGVWSPNKLNRDPDWAPDRNQNSMELLAFLKLAYHVTGKPDYEHHYRQLIDKEGYLDNMAKIAEQNPAWFIYFDVMLAAYVYPILVRCEKDPKIRAFYEEHMDTWLQQRKADRNPLINFLYCYSRNKKVELAPSIEFLVDTPLDLINWTIDHTKREDVRIVRTPVLDELQVSELPPASIRTVVRWDKNPWAAINGQPDIEREPVFWLLPYWMGRYLGMIDSKK, encoded by the coding sequence ATGAAGTTGTATCGATGTTTCCGACAAGCGACTACCGCTGGTATGCTGGGCCTTCTGCTCTGGGCCTGCCAGTGGGGTATGCGTTCGTCGGAGGAAAACAGCGCATCGACAAGCATCTATACCGATGTACCATTCGAACAGGAATACCATGAACCATATCCGGTTGGGGTGGATGCCAGAGCCAATGAGGTACGCAGCATTGTCGTCGACGGTCAGGGGTCAGTCTGGATTGCTACAGCCGCTGGAGTATTCGTAAAAAAAGCGACCCAGACGGAATGGACAGCTCTATTCTCACCTACCGATCAAGGTCCTGCCTATTCAGTAGCTGCCGATGCACAGTCGGTAGTGTGGGTGGGCGCCTGGAATGGCCTCTATCAGTATACAAATCAGAAGCTTACTCAGATCGCAGGCCCCGTAGCGCCCATTTCATCGGTGGTTACGGCATCGGAAGGTACCTACGCAATAGGACCACAAGGGGTATGGCTGATCAACGCAACTGGCTGTCAGAAAAAGAACTACCCTATCGCACGCTCCATCCGACATGCACTGTCGGATCGGCAGGGTGGCCTTTGGATTGCCACGGACGTTGGTCTGTTTCATGCTACCCCTAACCAAACCACGCTCCTCCAAAAAACAGATGAGTTACTGAGTGCTTCCACCAAAGACATTGCGTTCGATACGGCTCAACAGCTGTGGGTTGCGGGTCTTGGCGGAGTAACAATTTTGCAGCAGGGAAAGCCCAAACGGGTGCTGCAACCAGCACAGGGCACTCCATCCGTTTATGTGAATTGTATTGAACGGGCACCGGATGGAAGCATGTGGGTTGGAACGGAAACGGGCGTAGTTCGATACAAGCCCGATGGTAGCCATTCCCTTCGGTTTAGTCGCCGGTGGCTGCTCGACGATCACGTAAACGATATCGCCTTCGACGCCGAAGGAAACGCCTGGATTGCCACAACAAAAGGTGTAAGCGCTATTAAGCGTAGGCCGATGAATCTGGCGCAAAAGCAGGATTATTTTTACGATGTACTTATGAAGCGGCATATCCGTAGCCCCTGGATTGCCGGGCAGTGTCGCTTACCGGTTCCGGGCAGTGTAACCACCTGGGAGCCAGACGATGACGATAATGATGGGGAGTACACCGCCAACTACCTGGCAATGGAGTGCTTCCGGTATGCCGCCACAAAAAATCCAGATGCCAGAGCGAAGGCGAAAAAGGCATTTGATTTTTTACGACTTCTTCAGGAAGTAACGGGGCCAGATGGCTTTTTTGCCCGAACCATTGTTCCGGCTAACTGGACTCGGGTGGACGATGGCAACCGTACATTTAGCCCGCAGGAACGAGCCGACGAACTCGTAAAAGAGCCTCGATTCAAGCCCGTTGAAGTCCGTTGGCACACCTCTATAGATGGGAAATGGCGGTGGAAAGGCGATACCAGCAGCGACGAACTCTGCGGGCACATGATAGGCTACTACGTGTACTATGAACTGGTAGCGGATGAAGCCGAAAAAGCGGTCATCCGCAAACACGTTGCCCGGCTAGTTGATCACCTCATTGCCAACGACTTCACGCTGACGGATGTATACGGTACCCACACGCGCTGGGGAGTGTGGTCGCCCAACAAACTTAACCGCGACCCCGACTGGGCACCCGACCGAAACCAGAATTCCATGGAATTGCTGGCGTTTCTTAAACTGGCCTATCACGTAACCGGAAAACCCGATTACGAGCACCATTACCGACAACTCATTGACAAAGAAGGCTATCTCGATAATATGGCGAAGATCGCGGAACAGAATCCCGCCTGGTTCATTTACTTCGATGTCATGCTGGCGGCTTATGTCTATCCCATTCTGGTTCGCTGCGAAAAAGACCCCAAAATCCGGGCTTTCTATGAAGAGCATATGGATACCTGGCTCCAACAGCGTAAAGCCGACAGAAATCCGCTTATCAATTTCCTATACTGCTATTCCCGCAATAAAAAAGTCGAACTAGCGCCTTCCATCGAGTTTTTAGTCGATACACCCCTTGACTTAATTAACTGGACTATCGACCATACCAAACGTGAAGACGTGCGCATTGTGCGAACGCCGGTCCTGGATGAACTTCAGGTTAGCGAGCTACCCCCCGCCAGTATACGCACCGTTGTTCGCTGGGATAAAAACCCCTGGGCGGCCATAAACGGCCAGCCTGATATTGAACGTGAACCCGTTTTCTGGCTACTCCCCTACTGGATGGGACGCTACCTGGGAATGATTGACAGTAAAAAATAA
- a CDS encoding SusC/RagA family TonB-linked outer membrane protein, with amino-acid sequence MKPFSTFQFILRQTLTIVMLVGVCCMHALANGPARSKPARSITGNVTLGTNNQPIAGVNVLIKGTQIGTVTDKSGNYSITVNNDNAVLVYSFIGYKTQEIAVGNKSVIDVALVENNEVLGEVVVTALGIKREARSLGYSVGEVQGKDLSRVAQENVLNSLAGRVAGVQISSTGPSGSSVSMIIRGAKSLNTDNQPLFVVDGVPVANSLNNVSQIGNDNRVDYGNAISDINPDDVENISILKGPSAAALYGSRAGNGVVLITTKSGSKSQKMTVSVTSNTVFDQPYKYLKMSSQFATGILPFTPDNNPYPGGILQIDESSSGGVGPELDKGYKAIQWNSPVGSDGKQIPTPLVSHPNNVRDFVRTGITSTNGVSISNNSEKVTYRLSYSNMTSRGIIPNSDLFKNTLALNTTVRVSNKLTLSTNLDFSRNNSNNRPAGERGTNPMQWAYAVGSHIDINDLRDYWVPGKEGLQQKSQSIGNYNNPYFLAYEVNNSYVRDRVFGNLRAEWQLTPEIKLMGRYSLDTYSEQRETKIAKSYTGEPNGAYGLINLKRYERNADFLATYTKRFNALSVVVSAGGNNRYSQSTDLSNSSKNGAGLIIPGLYTIQNIAPNNLQYNNYLYKKAIYSAYATANLGFKDMIYLDLTARNDWSSTLPVNNRSYFYPSASVSLLLNEMFHISNNVDLFKVRAGVAQVGNDANPYSLYPTLGDAGAWNGVTRLSKSGSILLPELKPEIATSYEVGIDYNMFRNRLRFSGTYYMSENRNQILPSQIAPSSGFTTKNINAGLLESRGVELSLGGTILDKGGLRWDLTTNFTKNTTRIKELAEGIPYYTLWTDAKGGAWTYVGDKVGDIYDAAVITVTDQKSPYYGYPILDNDGSWQSTSATNTKNKIGNFNPNFILGAQSSLSYKGFTLNLSLDWRSGGDFVSQTYRYMESDLRSQRFLDNLINPGGRSGDELRNWLVANQDEYIKIHGNFFPIVGGPTAAYGGYPFEFGGKTYAYGVFNPGVIAQYDSQGNITGYTENLGGSGTKIIPYGDNYPWSFTRAATFDASFVKLREISLGYDIPAKFVKSIGLQNATFSVYSRNIILWTAAKINVDPEMAFQPQSSPQAGTQFKQGIERYNVTPWTIPVGFKLGLTF; translated from the coding sequence ATGAAACCATTTTCTACTTTTCAGTTTATTCTGAGGCAAACGCTAACCATTGTCATGCTGGTGGGAGTTTGCTGTATGCATGCGCTGGCCAATGGGCCGGCCAGAAGTAAACCGGCCAGATCCATCACCGGGAACGTAACCTTAGGCACCAATAACCAGCCTATTGCAGGGGTCAATGTCTTGATAAAAGGCACCCAGATTGGTACCGTTACCGATAAATCCGGGAACTACTCTATTACCGTCAACAACGATAATGCGGTTCTGGTCTATTCCTTTATCGGGTATAAAACGCAGGAAATAGCGGTCGGCAATAAGTCGGTCATTGATGTAGCCTTAGTTGAAAACAACGAAGTTCTGGGCGAAGTCGTCGTTACCGCGCTGGGTATCAAGCGTGAAGCGCGCTCGTTGGGCTACTCGGTTGGCGAAGTGCAGGGCAAGGATCTGAGTCGGGTGGCGCAGGAAAACGTACTGAACTCACTGGCAGGCCGTGTAGCGGGGGTGCAAATCAGCTCAACTGGACCCTCGGGTTCGTCGGTGAGCATGATTATCCGGGGCGCAAAATCCCTGAATACGGATAACCAGCCTTTGTTTGTGGTGGATGGAGTTCCGGTTGCCAACTCATTGAATAACGTGAGCCAGATCGGGAACGACAACCGCGTCGATTACGGGAACGCCATTTCCGATATCAACCCCGACGATGTGGAAAACATATCGATCCTGAAAGGTCCCAGTGCCGCTGCCCTCTACGGTTCTCGGGCGGGTAACGGTGTGGTGTTAATTACGACAAAGAGCGGTTCCAAATCGCAGAAAATGACCGTATCGGTTACGTCAAATACGGTATTTGATCAGCCGTACAAATACCTGAAAATGTCGAGCCAATTTGCTACTGGTATTCTGCCCTTTACGCCGGACAACAACCCGTATCCGGGCGGCATTCTGCAAATTGACGAAAGCTCGTCGGGTGGTGTTGGTCCTGAACTGGATAAAGGGTACAAAGCTATACAATGGAATAGCCCGGTTGGATCGGATGGGAAGCAAATTCCAACGCCCCTCGTTTCGCACCCCAACAACGTTCGTGATTTTGTGAGAACAGGTATTACCAGCACAAACGGCGTCTCGATCTCGAATAACTCGGAAAAGGTCACCTATCGGCTTTCGTATTCCAATATGACCAGCCGGGGTATTATTCCAAACTCTGATCTGTTCAAAAACACGCTGGCCCTCAATACAACGGTACGGGTGAGTAACAAGCTGACCCTGAGCACCAACCTGGACTTTAGCCGGAATAACTCCAACAACCGCCCGGCTGGCGAACGGGGTACCAATCCCATGCAGTGGGCGTATGCCGTTGGCTCGCACATCGATATCAATGACCTTCGCGATTATTGGGTACCTGGTAAAGAAGGGCTTCAGCAGAAGTCACAGAGTATCGGCAACTACAACAACCCGTACTTCCTGGCTTATGAAGTGAACAACAGCTATGTGCGGGACCGGGTGTTTGGCAACCTGCGGGCAGAATGGCAGCTAACTCCCGAAATCAAATTAATGGGTCGCTATTCGCTCGACACCTATTCTGAACAGCGGGAAACCAAAATTGCCAAGAGCTATACCGGTGAGCCCAATGGCGCTTATGGGTTGATTAACCTGAAACGCTACGAACGGAATGCCGACTTCCTGGCTACCTATACCAAACGGTTCAATGCGCTGAGCGTCGTAGTATCGGCGGGGGGGAACAATCGGTATTCGCAGTCAACGGATCTAAGTAACAGCAGCAAAAATGGAGCAGGGTTAATTATTCCGGGTCTGTACACCATTCAGAATATTGCACCAAACAACCTTCAGTACAATAATTACCTGTACAAAAAGGCTATTTACAGTGCGTATGCCACGGCCAACTTAGGCTTCAAAGACATGATTTACCTGGACTTGACCGCCCGAAACGACTGGTCAAGTACCCTGCCGGTCAACAACCGTTCGTATTTCTACCCCTCGGCTTCGGTGAGTTTGTTGCTCAACGAGATGTTTCACATCTCCAACAACGTTGATCTGTTTAAAGTACGGGCGGGTGTAGCACAGGTAGGTAACGATGCCAACCCCTACAGTTTGTACCCCACGTTGGGCGATGCGGGTGCCTGGAATGGCGTAACGCGTCTGTCAAAATCAGGAAGCATCCTGCTGCCAGAACTGAAGCCTGAAATTGCCACCTCCTATGAAGTGGGTATTGATTACAATATGTTCCGGAACCGACTCCGTTTTTCGGGAACGTATTATATGTCGGAGAACCGCAACCAGATTCTACCCTCGCAGATTGCTCCTTCTTCGGGCTTCACTACCAAAAATATCAACGCGGGTCTGCTGGAAAGCCGGGGTGTTGAACTCTCGCTGGGAGGAACCATTCTCGACAAAGGCGGCCTGCGCTGGGACCTGACCACCAACTTCACAAAGAACACAACCCGTATTAAAGAACTGGCCGAAGGTATACCCTATTACACCTTATGGACGGATGCCAAAGGCGGTGCCTGGACCTACGTAGGCGATAAAGTTGGGGATATCTATGATGCCGCCGTTATTACCGTAACCGACCAGAAATCACCCTATTATGGCTACCCAATTCTGGATAACGATGGTTCGTGGCAGAGCACAAGTGCTACCAACACGAAGAACAAAATTGGGAACTTCAACCCCAACTTTATTCTGGGTGCCCAGAGTTCCTTGTCGTACAAAGGCTTCACTCTCAATCTCTCCCTCGATTGGCGGTCTGGTGGTGATTTCGTCTCGCAGACGTACCGCTACATGGAATCGGATCTGCGCTCACAGCGGTTTTTGGATAACCTGATCAATCCAGGTGGTCGTTCGGGCGACGAGCTGCGCAACTGGCTGGTGGCCAATCAGGATGAGTACATCAAAATTCACGGTAATTTCTTCCCGATTGTGGGCGGTCCAACGGCAGCGTATGGCGGGTATCCTTTTGAATTCGGGGGTAAAACCTATGCATACGGTGTATTCAATCCGGGGGTTATTGCGCAGTATGACTCGCAGGGTAACATAACCGGCTACACGGAAAATCTGGGTGGATCGGGCACCAAAATTATCCCTTATGGCGATAACTACCCCTGGAGCTTTACCCGGGCAGCTACCTTCGATGCCTCGTTTGTTAAACTGCGTGAGATTTCGCTGGGGTACGATATCCCCGCTAAATTCGTGAAGTCGATTGGCTTACAGAATGCTACGTTCTCCGTCTATAGCCGTAACATTATTCTGTGGACAGCCGCTAAAATCAACGTTGATCCCGAAATGGCCTTCCAGCCTCAGTCCAGCCCACAAGCGGGGACCCAGTTTAAGCAAGGTATTGAACGCTATAACGTAACCCCCTGGACGATTCCGGTTGGTTTCAAACTTGGTCTCACGTTCTAA
- a CDS encoding polysaccharide deacetylase family protein: MKSLLISLFAILCCTVGKMHAQTYAEKLGWPKGAKVVIFHVDDAGMSYPSNQGTIKSLEQGTATSTSIMMPCPWAASFVRYALKTGIDAGIHLTLTSEWKNYRWSPLAGGKQVPGLTDPEGAFWPEVPDVIKHAKADEVELEMKAQIDRAIAMGLKPTHLDSHMGTLFADQSYLDRYIKVGIAYGIPVMFPGGNDKLLIECTNYPIIKKLQAEGKWKEGMQLPIPELVKNTKAVGELIWKAGLPVLDDLHTISGNWRPDTKDVSPEAWGSYKTEQFKDAISRMEPGLAMFIVHSTDASEEFKQISSSGGSRLGDMLSMMDSALKAYLKKEGIILTTWREVMQRRKQAK, encoded by the coding sequence ATGAAATCGCTACTAATTAGTCTGTTTGCCATTCTGTGTTGTACTGTCGGTAAAATGCATGCGCAGACCTATGCCGAAAAACTAGGCTGGCCGAAAGGTGCGAAAGTGGTTATTTTTCACGTAGACGATGCGGGTATGTCGTACCCATCTAACCAGGGCACTATCAAGTCGCTGGAACAGGGAACGGCCACGTCTACGAGTATTATGATGCCCTGCCCCTGGGCAGCCAGTTTCGTGAGGTATGCGCTGAAAACGGGAATTGACGCAGGCATTCACCTCACCCTGACCTCCGAATGGAAAAACTACCGATGGAGTCCGCTGGCAGGCGGCAAACAGGTACCCGGCCTGACAGATCCCGAAGGGGCTTTCTGGCCGGAAGTGCCCGACGTGATCAAACACGCCAAAGCCGATGAAGTTGAGCTGGAAATGAAAGCGCAGATCGACAGAGCTATTGCTATGGGGCTGAAGCCCACCCACCTGGACTCACACATGGGCACGCTCTTTGCCGATCAGTCGTACCTCGACCGGTATATAAAGGTGGGTATTGCGTATGGCATCCCTGTGATGTTTCCGGGCGGCAACGATAAACTGCTGATCGAATGCACGAATTACCCAATTATCAAAAAACTACAAGCCGAAGGCAAATGGAAAGAAGGCATGCAGTTACCCATTCCAGAACTTGTTAAAAATACGAAAGCGGTTGGCGAACTAATCTGGAAAGCCGGTTTGCCTGTCCTCGATGACTTACACACGATCAGTGGAAACTGGCGGCCCGATACCAAAGACGTTAGCCCCGAAGCCTGGGGCAGCTATAAAACCGAGCAGTTTAAAGATGCTATTTCCCGGATGGAACCCGGCCTTGCCATGTTCATTGTCCACAGTACCGATGCATCGGAGGAATTCAAACAAATCTCATCCTCGGGAGGCTCACGCTTAGGTGACATGCTTTCCATGATGGACTCAGCACTGAAAGCGTACCTGAAAAAAGAAGGCATTATCCTAACCACCTGGCGCGAAGTTATGCAACGCAGGAAACAGGCGAAGTAA